The Nitrospira sp. genome contains a region encoding:
- a CDS encoding type II toxin-antitoxin system HicA family toxin — protein MGKLRILSGREVCRILEQHSFQLVRQRGSHMVMQRRTDGDTVTIPVPDHPEIRIGTLQAIIRQSGIPRTAFES, from the coding sequence ATGGGTAAGCTCCGCATCCTTTCCGGCCGGGAGGTCTGCCGTATTCTTGAACAACACAGCTTCCAGCTCGTTCGGCAACGAGGTAGTCATATGGTTATGCAACGGCGTACCGATGGTGACACCGTAACGATCCCGGTTCCTGATCACCCCGAAATCAGAATTGGCACGCTGCAAGCCATCATCCGTCAAAGTGGCATCCCTCGCACCGCTTTCGAGTCCTGA
- a CDS encoding type II toxin-antitoxin system HicB family antitoxin: protein MGSRSYTAIVEKEGTGYVALCPELDVASQGDTVESATANLKEAVELFLECADPAEVERRLHTQVYVTRFEAAHG from the coding sequence ATGGGATCCAGAAGCTACACGGCGATTGTGGAGAAGGAAGGAACGGGATATGTCGCGCTCTGCCCTGAACTCGATGTAGCCAGTCAAGGGGACACCGTTGAATCCGCTACCGCGAATTTGAAAGAGGCTGTCGAGCTGTTTTTAGAATGTGCCGATCCTGCCGAAGTAGAACGCCGGCTTCACACCCAGGTCTATGTCACCCGTTTTGAAGCGGCGCATGGGTAA
- a CDS encoding DUF433 domain-containing protein codes for MDWRACISTDPRIMHGAVCFRGTRIPVSVVLDNLAAGETPERILDQYPSLRPEHIPAAIGYAADLARERIVPISV; via the coding sequence ATGGACTGGAGGGCCTGCATTTCGACTGACCCACGAATCATGCATGGTGCCGTGTGCTTTCGAGGGACGCGAATCCCTGTATCGGTGGTTCTGGACAATCTCGCTGCAGGCGAAACACCTGAACGCATTCTCGATCAATACCCCTCGCTTCGGCCCGAGCATATTCCTGCGGCGATCGGCTACGCTGCGGACTTAGCAAGAGAACGTATTGTTCCCATATCCGTCTAA
- a CDS encoding cupin domain-containing protein → MSVQPIVLRPDQHEPALNVVGTQVTVLASNAATQSYGITLQQGAQGTGPQPHRHDWDEAFYVLKGEIRFLCDGNVYDCTVATLVHVPRGTVHGFSYGSGGGQMLEITGPGALAAQMFTAIDKEIPPGPPDVPKLLEVLTRNGVTVVV, encoded by the coding sequence ATGAGTGTTCAACCCATCGTTTTAAGACCGGATCAGCATGAGCCCGCGTTGAATGTGGTCGGCACGCAGGTGACGGTGTTGGCGTCGAACGCGGCCACGCAGAGCTATGGGATCACCTTGCAGCAGGGCGCGCAAGGAACAGGCCCTCAACCGCATCGCCACGATTGGGACGAAGCGTTCTACGTCCTGAAAGGTGAGATTCGTTTCCTTTGCGACGGGAACGTCTACGACTGCACGGTCGCGACTCTCGTGCACGTTCCCCGAGGAACCGTGCATGGCTTTAGCTACGGAAGTGGCGGTGGTCAGATGCTCGAGATTACCGGGCCTGGTGCGTTGGCGGCTCAGATGTTCACGGCGATCGACAAGGAGATTCCTCCTGGACCGCCGGATGTGCCAAAGTTGCTTGAGGTGCTCACGCGCAACGGCGTAACTGTTGTGGTGTGA
- a CDS encoding DUF4268 domain-containing protein, whose amino-acid sequence MSMNDSKKPLGRLERVSLREFWQDEARHFTPWLAQPDNLKLLGDALGIELEFEATESRVGVFKADIVAKEVGTDDRVIIENQLQRTDHDHLGKLLTYAAGLGAKTVVWVAEEISDDHRRALDWLNEITGEMFSFFALEIELWRIGESAPAPKFNLVCRPNDWAKSLTSPDSVGEPTETKLSQLEFWSALVECGRNKVASVNFRKPRAQHWYSLAVGRSRFNLSLTANTKLHRIGCELYIRHPTHSKKAFALLLTQKEAIEAELGPLDWQELPHRRDCRIVQYRSADIEDRTQWTEQHAWLLERLGAFKRSFSERVRALALGVDDAEEMDDAEETA is encoded by the coding sequence ATGAGCATGAACGATAGCAAGAAGCCCCTGGGCCGCCTCGAGCGGGTCTCGCTTCGAGAGTTTTGGCAGGACGAAGCTCGACATTTCACACCGTGGCTGGCGCAGCCAGACAATCTAAAGCTTCTCGGCGATGCACTTGGAATCGAACTGGAATTCGAGGCAACGGAGTCACGCGTCGGCGTCTTTAAGGCCGACATTGTAGCGAAGGAGGTGGGTACCGACGATCGTGTGATCATCGAGAACCAACTCCAGCGCACCGATCACGATCACCTCGGTAAGTTGCTGACCTATGCCGCCGGGCTGGGCGCCAAGACGGTAGTGTGGGTCGCCGAGGAAATCAGCGACGACCACCGTCGTGCTCTCGACTGGCTCAACGAGATCACCGGGGAGATGTTTTCCTTCTTCGCACTCGAAATTGAACTGTGGAGGATCGGTGAGTCAGCACCAGCGCCAAAGTTTAACCTGGTATGCCGACCAAACGATTGGGCCAAGAGTCTGACTAGCCCAGACTCGGTCGGTGAGCCGACTGAAACGAAGCTTTCGCAGTTGGAATTCTGGTCCGCGCTCGTCGAATGCGGAAGGAACAAAGTAGCTTCTGTCAACTTTCGAAAGCCGAGAGCCCAGCACTGGTACTCACTTGCCGTTGGCCGGTCTCGATTCAACCTGTCACTCACGGCAAACACGAAGTTGCACCGTATTGGATGTGAGCTCTACATTCGACATCCGACGCACTCGAAGAAAGCATTCGCTTTGCTGCTCACTCAGAAAGAGGCGATTGAGGCTGAACTGGGTCCTCTCGATTGGCAAGAACTTCCACATCGTCGGGACTGTAGGATCGTTCAGTATCGTAGCGCTGACATCGAAGATCGTACCCAGTGGACAGAACAGCACGCATGGCTGCTGGAACGCCTGGGCGCATTCAAGCGGTCCTTCTCAGAACGTGTACGAGCGCTCGCTCTAGGAGTAGATGACGCCGAGGAAATGGATGACGCCGAGGAAACCGCCTAA
- a CDS encoding gamma-glutamylcyclotransferase: MSILAKLKSPGHITEAVIHVNEARNAIESSRSFVEISRGLFDALNKIQTEWLLDHPRQPGEKIGEVKTFQLMTHGLPPEARTSFLRSSQLGSLVDFEPRVMNHDTLRNGGYRPASEIPVALAKAASKEHQKLVTAYRQLESSRDSETEDRVLKRAAEMLYVVRSNIAHGEKPPYDPNHEKRKRDESVCAIIIPLQLMLIDLLLDRPSTKLVAYGTLAPGKSNHRFIENISGAWRNCTLRGSMDVIDGLPILSWDPAGPNIDAQVLLSEQLPEHWPRIDDFEGSAYKRRLITISTSGAIDVAFIYVGTSQ, from the coding sequence ATGAGTATTCTCGCTAAGTTGAAGAGTCCAGGCCACATCACTGAGGCCGTTATTCACGTGAACGAAGCTCGGAACGCGATAGAAAGCTCCCGGTCATTCGTCGAGATTTCGCGTGGGCTCTTTGATGCTTTGAACAAGATTCAGACCGAATGGCTCCTAGATCATCCCAGGCAGCCCGGTGAGAAGATCGGCGAAGTCAAAACATTTCAATTGATGACACACGGGCTGCCACCTGAAGCAAGAACCAGCTTTCTTCGCAGTTCGCAGCTCGGGTCGCTCGTGGACTTCGAACCACGGGTCATGAACCATGACACCCTGAGGAATGGTGGATATCGCCCGGCCAGCGAGATCCCTGTTGCCTTGGCCAAGGCTGCCTCGAAAGAGCACCAAAAGCTCGTGACAGCGTACCGACAGCTTGAGTCGTCAAGGGACAGCGAGACTGAAGATCGTGTGCTCAAACGTGCTGCGGAAATGCTCTACGTAGTGCGATCCAATATTGCCCATGGTGAAAAGCCTCCCTACGACCCGAATCATGAAAAAAGGAAGCGTGATGAAAGCGTCTGCGCGATTATCATACCTCTGCAACTCATGTTGATCGATCTCCTTCTTGATCGGCCCAGCACGAAGCTTGTCGCTTACGGCACGCTTGCACCTGGCAAATCTAACCACCGATTCATTGAGAACATCTCGGGTGCTTGGAGAAATTGTACCCTGCGAGGATCAATGGACGTAATTGACGGGCTTCCCATCCTTTCCTGGGACCCTGCAGGACCGAACATTGATGCGCAAGTTCTGCTGTCTGAACAGTTACCGGAGCACTGGCCCCGTATTGATGATTTCGAGGGCAGCGCGTACAAGCGACGACTGATTACGATCAGCACATCCGGTGCAATCGACGTGGCATTCATCTACGTCGGAACAAGCCAATGA